AGCCATTACTTCTCCTTTTGTCGTATAAGGTCTATATTCTGTAATGAGTTCTTTTAAATAAGTATGTTCCATATTTATGACCTCCATTTCCATAGTGGGCTATTCCCAGTCTTAAGTAAGAATCAAACAATATCACCTGTATAGTGGGCTGTGGTATAATAATTGAAAATGAGCGTTTAGCTGAAGGAGTGGTGCTTGATGGACTTTGCATATCGAATGGCAGAGGAAAAAATTAAGCAAGCTGAGAAAAACGGAGAATTTAAAGATCTCCCAGGAAAAGGGAAGCCGTTAGACTTTAGTGAAATCAATGCTGTGCCTGAGGATTTACGGATGAGTTATACCATTTTAAAAAATGCCAATATGATTCCTGAAGAAATGCAAATAAAAAAAGAAATGGTAGATTTAGAAGAGCTTATTTCTCTATGTGAGCATGAAGAGGATAAGAAGGTTTATCGTAAACAACTAGGAGAAAAGCAAATTCGTTTCCAAACATTAATGGAAAAACGAAAGCTAGGTAGCTCAGGTGCGTATCGCCAATATCGTGGGAAGATTGATGGGAAAATGGGATTATAAAGAGGAAAGCCAACAGATTTCACTTCGTAGGAAGTAGGATTTGTTGGCTTATTTGTTTTCTATGGAATTGTACGTCGTGTAGGCCAAAGATTATACATCGCTAACTGGGGGCTTGAGCCATCTTTATGCAATTACATCGCCGAAATGAGTATTATAAAAAAAGCTAGTTCTCCAACGAGCATACTGATAAAAACACCTATTGCAGAAAAGATGGGGTGTCGGCGGATTTCTTTTATGGCAAGGATGAATCCAATGATCGGTACGAGTACACCGAGTATGAGGTGTAAGGCACTTGTGCTTAATGTTGTCATACTGGAGCTTACATACATAATAAGCCAAA
The sequence above is drawn from the Pontibacillus yanchengensis genome and encodes:
- a CDS encoding DUF1992 domain-containing protein, with the protein product MDFAYRMAEEKIKQAEKNGEFKDLPGKGKPLDFSEINAVPEDLRMSYTILKNANMIPEEMQIKKEMVDLEELISLCEHEEDKKVYRKQLGEKQIRFQTLMEKRKLGSSGAYRQYRGKIDGKMGL